From the genome of Geoglobus ahangari, one region includes:
- a CDS encoding hydroxymethylglutaryl-CoA synthase — MVGIVSYGTYIPKFRIKAEEIARIWGENAEAIKNGLGVFEKSVPDIDEDTVTISVECAREAVRRAKIDKNEIGAIFVGSESHPYAVKPTATIVGEALAINSFFHSADLEFACKAGSAGIQNCMAMVESGMIRYGLAIGADTSQGAPGDPLEYSAAAGGAGFIIGNENVIAEIKDTLSFTTDTPDFWRREGQPYPSHGGRFTGEPAYFRHVSTAAKTIMERNSLTPEDFTYAVFHMPNGKFPVRVARMLGFSSKQIEQGLVVRYIGNTYSGSSLLGFAAVLDVAKPGDRILLTSFGSGAGSDAFIVEITENIESFERTPKVWEKIERKVYIDYGMYAKLRRKIRMG, encoded by the coding sequence ATGGTCGGGATTGTTTCGTACGGCACGTACATTCCCAAGTTCAGGATAAAGGCTGAGGAGATAGCGAGAATATGGGGAGAGAATGCCGAGGCGATCAAGAACGGCCTCGGTGTATTCGAGAAGAGCGTCCCTGACATCGATGAGGATACTGTCACAATTTCCGTTGAATGCGCGAGGGAGGCGGTGAGGAGGGCTAAGATAGACAAGAACGAGATAGGGGCGATATTCGTCGGCTCCGAGAGCCACCCCTACGCGGTAAAGCCTACAGCGACGATAGTTGGGGAGGCTCTTGCGATAAACAGCTTCTTCCACTCCGCTGACCTCGAGTTCGCGTGCAAGGCAGGAAGTGCGGGAATACAGAACTGCATGGCGATGGTCGAGTCGGGGATGATTAGGTATGGGCTCGCGATCGGCGCTGACACGAGTCAGGGAGCCCCCGGAGACCCGCTGGAGTACTCCGCTGCAGCCGGAGGAGCTGGCTTCATAATCGGGAACGAGAACGTTATAGCCGAGATAAAGGACACGCTCAGCTTCACGACCGACACCCCCGACTTCTGGAGGAGGGAGGGACAGCCCTACCCGAGCCACGGGGGCAGGTTCACCGGAGAGCCCGCGTACTTCAGGCACGTCTCAACCGCTGCCAAGACGATCATGGAGAGGAACAGCCTCACTCCAGAGGACTTCACGTACGCTGTGTTCCACATGCCAAACGGAAAGTTCCCCGTGAGGGTTGCGAGGATGCTTGGTTTTTCCAGCAAGCAGATAGAGCAGGGGCTTGTTGTGAGGTACATAGGCAACACATACTCTGGCTCGTCGCTTCTCGGATTCGCTGCCGTTCTGGATGTCGCGAAGCCGGGAGACAGGATACTGCTCACGTCCTTCGGCAGCGGAGCTGGAAGTGATGCCTTCATTGTCGAGATAACCGAGAACATAGAGAGCTTCGAGAGGACTCCTAAGGTCTGGGAGAAGATAGAGAGGAAGGTGTACATAGACTACGGCATGTACGCGAAGCTCAGGAGAAAGATCAGGATGGGGTGA
- a CDS encoding thiolase domain-containing protein translates to MRRVAIIGVGMSRFGELWERSFRDIVISAGTEAIEDANLEGREIEAMYVGNMSGGRFLAQEHIAALIADYSGLASINIPSIRVEAGDASGGVALKEAYIAVASGIHDIVIAAGAEKVTDVGSAMEIMNSSIDQEWEAFHGATLASLYAMMARFHMHEYGSTEEDLAKISVKNHRNAVHNPKAQFRREISVEAVLSSPYVAEPLKVLDSAPISDGASVIILASEDVARKYTDTPVFIDSIVQSSDYFALQNREDVLEMRSVRVATRKALKLARCELRDIGVFEMHDSFTITEMLLYENVGIAEKGKGHELVREGEVELGGRTPVNPSGGLKACGHAVGATGIRQAAEIALQLRGDAGKRQVDAERGMVVNVGGTGATAVVSVFRR, encoded by the coding sequence ATGAGGAGAGTGGCGATCATCGGAGTTGGAATGTCGAGGTTCGGGGAGCTCTGGGAGAGGAGCTTCAGGGACATCGTCATCTCAGCGGGAACTGAGGCCATAGAGGATGCGAACCTCGAGGGGAGAGAGATTGAGGCGATGTACGTTGGGAACATGAGCGGCGGCAGGTTCCTTGCTCAGGAGCACATCGCCGCGCTGATAGCCGACTATTCGGGACTCGCGTCGATAAACATCCCCTCTATAAGGGTTGAAGCCGGGGATGCGAGCGGTGGTGTGGCCCTGAAAGAAGCTTACATTGCTGTAGCGAGCGGGATACATGACATAGTCATAGCTGCAGGAGCGGAAAAGGTCACGGATGTTGGTTCGGCGATGGAGATAATGAACTCGTCCATCGATCAGGAGTGGGAGGCATTCCACGGCGCAACGCTGGCCAGCCTGTACGCGATGATGGCGAGGTTCCACATGCACGAGTACGGCAGCACGGAGGAGGATCTGGCGAAGATCAGCGTGAAAAATCACAGAAATGCTGTTCACAACCCGAAGGCCCAGTTCAGGAGGGAGATAAGTGTGGAGGCGGTGCTGAGCTCACCCTACGTTGCCGAGCCCCTGAAGGTCCTCGACTCCGCTCCGATAAGCGATGGTGCGTCGGTTATCATACTCGCGAGCGAGGACGTGGCGAGGAAGTACACAGACACGCCGGTCTTCATCGACTCCATCGTGCAGTCCAGCGACTACTTCGCCCTGCAGAACAGGGAGGACGTGCTGGAGATGAGGAGCGTTAGGGTTGCGACGAGGAAGGCCTTGAAGCTTGCCAGATGCGAGCTCAGGGACATCGGGGTTTTCGAGATGCACGACTCCTTCACGATAACCGAGATGCTGCTGTACGAAAATGTCGGGATCGCGGAGAAAGGAAAAGGGCACGAGCTCGTGAGGGAGGGTGAGGTGGAACTTGGAGGTAGGACTCCTGTAAACCCTTCAGGAGGTCTAAAGGCCTGTGGGCATGCTGTAGGAGCGACAGGGATAAGGCAGGCCGCTGAAATAGCACTTCAGCTTAGGGGAGACGCGGGCAAGAGGCAGGTTGACGCGGAGAGGGGAATGGTCGTGAATGTTGGCGGCACTGGAGCGACTGCTGTAGTTTCGGTTTTCAGGAGGTGA
- a CDS encoding Zn-ribbon domain-containing OB-fold protein, protein MLPRFWRKIKYRYNLIGTKCENCGRTFYPPRNLCPECRRKSSIVEVELGDTGVVLSYSVVHDAPESMKLERPYIVGLIRLDSGVVVTSQIVCDPEDVRIGMRVRAAFRRYGEDGEDGIIYYGTKFVPVEE, encoded by the coding sequence ATGCTTCCGAGGTTCTGGAGGAAGATCAAGTACAGGTACAATCTGATTGGCACCAAGTGCGAGAACTGCGGCAGAACATTCTACCCGCCGAGAAACCTCTGTCCCGAGTGCAGGAGGAAGAGCAGCATAGTTGAGGTTGAGCTCGGGGATACAGGAGTTGTCCTCAGCTACTCCGTCGTTCACGACGCCCCGGAGAGCATGAAGCTGGAGAGGCCGTACATAGTGGGCCTGATAAGGCTCGACAGCGGCGTTGTGGTGACCTCCCAGATCGTCTGCGATCCCGAGGATGTGAGGATCGGAATGAGGGTCAGGGCAGCATTCAGGAGGTACGGGGAGGACGGGGAGGACGGGATAATCTACTACGGAACCAAGTTCGTTCCGGTCGAGGAATAG
- a CDS encoding TIM barrel protein, with translation MLFGTAGVPNSSPGRSTVDGVKRIRELNLDCMEVQFVRGVKMRDATAKQVRMVASSLNVTLSVHAPYYINLNADSEVKVRQSVQRLYESARIGSIMGARNIVFHPGYYMKRTRDEAFRRVRDALEELVEEIRAFGVVLRPETSGKREQFGELEEIVNLCAELDLTLPCIDVSHIHARTMEFNSYEEFFKALELVENALGSEAVRDLHVHISGIEYDSKGEKRHLNLRESDFRFTDLLRALSDYSADGLVICESPNLEEDAVMLKKKFEELRQAAGARG, from the coding sequence ATGCTCTTTGGAACGGCAGGGGTTCCGAACTCTTCTCCCGGACGGAGCACGGTCGACGGGGTAAAGAGAATAAGGGAGCTGAACCTTGACTGCATGGAGGTTCAGTTCGTTAGGGGAGTGAAGATGCGCGATGCGACGGCGAAGCAGGTCAGGATGGTCGCGAGCTCTCTAAACGTCACCCTGAGCGTTCACGCCCCGTACTACATCAACCTTAACGCGGACAGCGAGGTTAAGGTGAGGCAGAGCGTTCAGCGCCTCTATGAGTCGGCGAGGATCGGCAGCATAATGGGGGCGAGGAACATCGTCTTCCACCCGGGCTACTACATGAAGAGGACGAGAGATGAAGCTTTCAGGAGGGTCAGGGACGCACTCGAGGAGCTCGTGGAGGAAATAAGGGCTTTCGGCGTCGTTCTGAGGCCTGAAACATCGGGAAAGAGGGAACAGTTCGGAGAGCTCGAGGAGATAGTGAACCTCTGTGCCGAGCTCGATCTAACCCTGCCGTGCATAGACGTGAGCCACATTCATGCAAGGACGATGGAGTTCAACAGCTACGAGGAGTTCTTCAAGGCCCTCGAGCTTGTGGAGAACGCTCTGGGCAGCGAGGCGGTGAGGGATCTGCACGTGCACATCAGCGGGATAGAGTACGACTCGAAGGGGGAGAAGAGGCACCTCAACCTCAGGGAGTCGGACTTCCGGTTCACCGACCTCCTCAGGGCCCTTTCAGACTACTCCGCAGACGGGCTGGTGATCTGCGAGAGCCCTAACCTCGAGGAGGATGCGGTGATGCTCAAGAAAAAGTTTGAAGAGCTCAGGCAGGCTGCTGGGGCTCGAGGCTGA
- a CDS encoding helix-turn-helix domain-containing protein encodes MDEERLKELFSGETTFHHILKCVLNLTPSEIEVYLALHQHPNVGVDELAQIVGKDRSGVYRSLQSLMEKGLVEREYRILKHGGYKYLYVPIPIETLKEKLRNELENWFRKLNEVVEEFSLEPQQPA; translated from the coding sequence ATGGATGAGGAAAGGCTTAAGGAGTTGTTCTCCGGAGAAACAACCTTTCACCACATTTTGAAGTGCGTTCTCAACCTCACACCCTCAGAGATTGAGGTTTACCTTGCACTCCACCAGCACCCCAATGTGGGAGTGGACGAGCTGGCCCAGATTGTCGGGAAGGACAGGAGTGGGGTTTACAGGAGCCTGCAGTCGCTGATGGAGAAGGGACTCGTTGAGAGGGAGTACAGGATACTGAAGCACGGAGGATACAAGTACCTCTACGTGCCGATACCCATAGAAACGCTGAAGGAGAAGCTGAGGAACGAGCTCGAGAACTGGTTCAGGAAGCTTAACGAGGTTGTGGAGGAGTTCAGCCTCGAGCCCCAGCAGCCTGCCTGA
- a CDS encoding valine--tRNA ligase codes for MEKEYHAQKVEEKWVEKWKDEMYYFDWNSEKPHFIIDTPPPYPTGTFHIGNALNWCYIDFIARYKRMKGYEVMFPQGWDCHGLPTEVKVEEMYGIKKSDVPREKFRELCVKFTEENIEKMRRTMRRLGFSIDWSKEYITMYPEYYRKTQVSFVRMYNKGLIYRGEHPVIHCPRCETTIALAEIEYKSGKTKLNYIKFDDDVIIATTRPELIPACVAVAVHPEDERYRDVVGKVVRVPGTGHEVKVIADDEVDPEYGTGMVMICTFGDRQDVRWWKKHKLELRDVLTRDGRLNEKAGKYRGLTIPEAREKILEDLKREGRLLRQEEVDHNVGVCWRCKTPVEIVAEKQWFVKIDKERILEEARKIKWVPEHMFSRLESWVESMEWDWVISRQRVFATPIPVWYCKNCGETVVAKEEWLPVDPTKDMPREPCPKCRGTEFEGEDDVLDTWMDSSITPLAITGWPDDQKEYPTHLRPQGHDIIRTWAFYTILRSLALTGQIPWYEIVINGMVLGEDGRKMSKSLGNVISPEEVIEKYGADAMRQWAAIGGVMGTDVIFSWKEVVAASRFQQKFWSILRFAMPHLEGYVPEESHRKYLRDADRWILSKLNRLIAEVDGAMGEYNFSQALKAIRGFTWYEFADNYIELVKNRLYSGTEEEKIPAKYTLHKVISALIRMLAPITPFLAEETWQIFSGEGSVHLQSYPEADESLIDERAERRGELIKSIVEAVRRYKHDNGIALNAPLGKMLVFTSEEIDVRDVAGALNAQVELIREMPEIETRVAELKPKFSILGPKFRDRVRMVLQAVQKLSEEEMLKLIKDGRVTVDVGGEKIELEKDWFDVRLEKVVSGRDVDVVETENALIIIEKGE; via the coding sequence ATGGAGAAGGAGTATCACGCTCAAAAGGTCGAGGAGAAGTGGGTTGAGAAGTGGAAAGATGAGATGTACTATTTTGACTGGAACTCCGAGAAGCCACATTTCATAATTGACACCCCTCCCCCCTATCCAACGGGCACGTTCCACATTGGAAACGCGCTGAACTGGTGCTACATAGACTTCATAGCCCGCTACAAGAGGATGAAGGGCTACGAGGTCATGTTCCCGCAGGGATGGGACTGCCACGGACTGCCCACCGAGGTCAAGGTTGAGGAGATGTACGGCATAAAGAAGAGCGACGTTCCGAGGGAGAAGTTCAGGGAGCTCTGCGTGAAGTTCACCGAGGAGAACATAGAGAAGATGAGGAGGACGATGAGGAGGCTGGGCTTCAGCATAGACTGGAGCAAGGAGTACATCACCATGTACCCCGAGTACTACAGGAAGACGCAGGTGAGCTTCGTCAGAATGTACAACAAGGGGCTGATCTATCGGGGGGAGCATCCCGTCATCCACTGCCCGAGGTGTGAGACGACCATAGCCCTCGCGGAGATCGAGTACAAGAGCGGGAAGACCAAGCTCAACTACATAAAGTTTGATGATGACGTCATAATCGCCACCACGAGGCCGGAGCTCATCCCGGCGTGTGTTGCAGTGGCTGTTCATCCTGAAGATGAGCGCTACAGGGATGTGGTCGGCAAGGTCGTGAGGGTGCCGGGTACGGGACATGAGGTTAAAGTCATCGCAGACGACGAGGTCGATCCGGAGTACGGCACTGGAATGGTGATGATCTGCACATTTGGTGACAGGCAGGACGTCAGGTGGTGGAAGAAGCACAAACTCGAGCTGAGGGACGTTCTTACAAGGGACGGCAGGCTCAACGAGAAGGCTGGCAAGTATCGGGGGCTCACAATACCGGAGGCGAGGGAGAAGATACTTGAGGACCTGAAGAGGGAGGGCAGGCTGCTCAGGCAGGAAGAGGTAGATCACAACGTTGGCGTTTGCTGGAGGTGCAAGACTCCCGTGGAAATTGTCGCGGAAAAGCAGTGGTTCGTTAAGATCGACAAGGAGAGGATTCTGGAGGAGGCGAGGAAGATAAAGTGGGTTCCGGAGCACATGTTCTCAAGGCTCGAGAGCTGGGTTGAGAGCATGGAGTGGGACTGGGTCATAAGCAGGCAGAGAGTCTTCGCCACACCAATCCCAGTCTGGTACTGCAAGAATTGTGGAGAGACGGTGGTTGCGAAGGAGGAGTGGCTGCCTGTCGACCCGACAAAGGACATGCCGAGGGAGCCGTGCCCCAAATGTAGAGGTACGGAGTTTGAGGGAGAGGATGATGTCCTCGACACATGGATGGACTCGAGCATAACACCGCTGGCGATAACAGGCTGGCCCGACGACCAGAAGGAGTACCCTACCCATCTAAGGCCTCAGGGTCACGACATAATCAGGACGTGGGCATTCTACACAATTCTGAGGAGCCTCGCCCTGACAGGCCAGATTCCTTGGTATGAGATAGTGATAAACGGGATGGTCCTCGGAGAGGATGGCAGGAAGATGAGCAAGAGCCTCGGCAACGTCATCTCTCCCGAGGAGGTCATTGAGAAGTACGGAGCAGACGCGATGAGGCAGTGGGCGGCGATAGGAGGAGTGATGGGCACGGACGTCATATTCAGCTGGAAGGAGGTCGTCGCGGCCTCAAGATTCCAGCAGAAGTTCTGGAGCATTCTGAGGTTTGCGATGCCACATCTTGAGGGCTACGTGCCCGAGGAGAGCCACAGGAAGTACCTGAGAGATGCGGACAGGTGGATACTCTCCAAGCTCAACAGGCTGATTGCCGAAGTTGACGGGGCGATGGGAGAGTACAACTTCAGCCAGGCCCTCAAGGCGATAAGGGGGTTCACATGGTACGAGTTCGCGGACAACTACATTGAGCTGGTCAAGAACAGGCTCTATTCCGGCACCGAGGAGGAGAAGATCCCTGCAAAGTACACGCTTCACAAGGTAATCTCTGCCCTCATAAGGATGCTCGCCCCGATAACGCCGTTCCTTGCGGAGGAGACGTGGCAGATATTCTCTGGCGAGGGCAGCGTCCACCTGCAGAGCTACCCTGAGGCTGACGAGTCGCTCATAGATGAGAGGGCAGAAAGGAGAGGCGAGCTGATAAAGAGCATAGTGGAGGCCGTGAGGAGGTACAAGCACGACAACGGCATAGCGCTCAACGCACCCCTCGGTAAGATGCTCGTCTTCACCAGCGAGGAGATAGACGTCAGGGATGTGGCTGGAGCTCTCAACGCTCAGGTTGAGCTGATAAGGGAGATGCCGGAGATTGAGACGAGGGTGGCAGAGTTGAAGCCCAAGTTCAGCATCCTCGGGCCGAAGTTCAGGGACAGGGTCAGGATGGTGCTTCAGGCCGTACAGAAGTTGAGCGAGGAGGAAATGTTAAAGCTTATAAAGGATGGCAGAGTTACAGTGGATGTGGGCGGAGAGAAGATCGAACTCGAAAAAGACTGGTTCGACGTGAGACTCGAGAAGGTTGTCAGCGGCAGGGATGTTGACGTTGTCGAGACCGAAAACGCCCTCATAATCATAGAGAAAGGTGAGTGA
- a CDS encoding fumarylacetoacetate hydrolase family protein, protein MIAYGRFIARGEFFEDYFEIEGGKVRIDGLSFDVEEVRFLPPVTPEKIVGVGLNYRDHAEELKMEIPSEPALFMKSPSSVIGDRDYIVLPEKSERVDYEGELAVVIAERCRDVSPEEAKEYILGYTCFNDVTARDLQQAGWQWGMAKSFDTFSPIGPYVVTDLDPSSLGIRTYLNGRKVQESSTSNLVFDVYQLVSYISSIMTLKEGDVITTGTPAGVGKLNKGDEVVVEIDGIGKLTNYVR, encoded by the coding sequence ATGATTGCATACGGCAGATTCATCGCAAGAGGGGAGTTCTTCGAGGACTATTTTGAAATTGAAGGTGGCAAAGTCAGAATTGATGGTTTGAGCTTCGACGTTGAAGAGGTCAGGTTCCTCCCTCCCGTAACTCCCGAGAAGATTGTGGGCGTTGGTTTAAACTACAGGGATCACGCTGAGGAGCTCAAGATGGAGATCCCGAGCGAGCCGGCGCTTTTCATGAAGTCACCCTCATCAGTCATCGGGGATCGCGATTACATAGTGCTGCCCGAAAAGAGTGAGAGGGTGGACTACGAGGGTGAGCTTGCCGTGGTGATAGCGGAGAGGTGCAGGGACGTATCTCCAGAGGAGGCGAAGGAGTACATCCTCGGATACACGTGCTTCAACGACGTCACGGCCAGAGACCTACAGCAGGCCGGCTGGCAGTGGGGGATGGCCAAGTCCTTCGACACGTTCTCACCAATAGGGCCTTACGTGGTCACCGACCTCGACCCCTCCAGTCTGGGCATAAGGACATACCTAAATGGAAGGAAGGTTCAGGAGTCGAGCACGTCAAATCTGGTCTTCGACGTTTACCAGCTTGTATCCTACATCTCCTCGATAATGACGCTCAAGGAGGGTGATGTGATAACCACCGGCACACCTGCGGGTGTGGGCAAGCTTAATAAGGGCGATGAGGTTGTGGTCGAGATAGATGGCATAGGGAAACTCACCAACTACGTGAGGTGA
- the cofD gene encoding 2-phospho-L-lactate transferase has product MMLAVLSGGTGTPKLLTGMKEVNPDFAVIVNTAEDVWVSGNKICPDIDSVIYALAGVIDESKWWGVRGDTFVTHQRLKELGLDEGMMIGDLDRATHILRSEVLRSGGSLKEATDALRRAYGVEQPVLPMCEEEVSTHIVTSEGEMHFQEFWVVRKGEPKVRDVVVKGIENARPAEGVIEAIEESEAVVIGPSNPVTSINPILMVRGVREALEEKRVIAISPVVGTSPVSGPAGKFLRALGYEVSPKGVLDFYGGLVDVFVVQEGDLFTYPGCEVVETNTMMKSRDDAVRLSEFILGLL; this is encoded by the coding sequence ATGATGCTCGCAGTACTCTCAGGAGGCACGGGCACCCCGAAGCTTCTGACGGGGATGAAGGAGGTCAACCCGGACTTTGCCGTGATAGTGAACACGGCCGAGGATGTGTGGGTTTCGGGAAACAAGATCTGCCCGGACATAGACTCGGTCATCTACGCTCTTGCCGGGGTAATTGACGAGAGCAAGTGGTGGGGAGTGCGCGGGGACACCTTCGTCACACACCAGCGACTCAAAGAGCTTGGATTGGATGAGGGCATGATGATCGGCGACCTCGACAGAGCGACGCACATTCTGAGGAGCGAGGTTTTGAGGAGTGGTGGGAGCCTGAAAGAGGCCACCGACGCGCTCAGGAGAGCTTACGGAGTGGAGCAGCCCGTGCTCCCAATGTGCGAGGAGGAGGTGTCGACCCACATAGTAACAAGCGAGGGTGAGATGCACTTTCAGGAGTTCTGGGTTGTCAGGAAGGGCGAGCCCAAGGTGAGGGACGTTGTTGTGAAGGGCATAGAGAACGCAAGGCCTGCCGAGGGTGTGATCGAGGCGATAGAGGAGAGTGAGGCTGTTGTAATAGGCCCGAGCAACCCCGTTACGAGCATAAACCCCATACTCATGGTAAGGGGCGTGAGGGAGGCTCTGGAAGAGAAGAGGGTCATCGCAATCTCTCCAGTAGTTGGAACGAGTCCTGTAAGCGGGCCAGCAGGGAAGTTTCTGAGAGCTCTTGGATATGAGGTCAGCCCGAAGGGGGTTCTCGACTTTTACGGAGGGCTCGTGGACGTGTTCGTGGTTCAGGAGGGAGATCTCTTCACCTACCCCGGCTGCGAGGTGGTGGAGACAAACACAATGATGAAAAGCAGGGATGATGCGGTCAGACTTTCAGAATTCATTCTTGGACTTCTTTGA
- a CDS encoding helix-turn-helix domain-containing protein, translating into MIELQIKTKLPENCALGLIAAMQDVITKVEGLTDVGETIKGLFQVKGKNVSHAVEHLPEMCDTVLLSRDEAKVLIKEHTCMVALPIVQSGCILRKADISDGEIVWDVICDDDSFRRLMSKLEEYGVDFDIIYKGKPSKTGTTYREEEILRYALEKGYFDYPKKIRLEEIAEHFGIASSTLSEILRRGQKKILEKYFKEVQE; encoded by the coding sequence GTGATAGAGCTCCAGATAAAAACAAAACTTCCAGAGAACTGTGCCCTTGGCCTCATTGCGGCAATGCAAGACGTCATAACGAAAGTTGAGGGCCTCACGGATGTTGGAGAGACAATAAAGGGTCTGTTTCAGGTTAAGGGAAAGAACGTGAGCCATGCGGTGGAGCATCTGCCCGAGATGTGCGACACGGTTCTCCTCTCGAGAGATGAGGCGAAGGTGCTGATAAAGGAGCACACCTGCATGGTCGCCCTGCCAATCGTCCAGTCGGGCTGCATACTGAGGAAGGCAGACATCAGCGACGGAGAGATTGTGTGGGACGTGATATGCGATGACGACTCGTTCAGAAGGCTGATGTCCAAGCTTGAAGAGTATGGAGTGGATTTCGACATAATATACAAGGGCAAGCCGTCCAAGACCGGAACCACGTACAGGGAAGAGGAGATTCTCAGGTATGCGCTGGAGAAGGGCTACTTCGACTACCCCAAGAAGATAAGGCTCGAGGAGATAGCGGAGCACTTCGGAATAGCCTCCTCAACACTCTCCGAAATTCTCAGGAGGGGGCAGAAGAAGATACTGGAGAAGTACTTCAAAGAAGTCCAAGAATGA
- a CDS encoding type II toxin-antitoxin system VapC family toxin, producing MDSSVLIEFVNGNPEAGAILKKLRKFDVNAFINDIVFSEFIFHYLSLKSGKSPLTMKGKGEISEYIDEKDPLEFINQFSILQVDEEVVEKSYDLMKEYSLLPNDAIILATCIKHEVDVLVTLDGDFEEPCKSEGVRVVSKASELEIHDH from the coding sequence GTGGACTCGTCAGTTCTCATCGAGTTTGTAAATGGTAATCCTGAAGCTGGAGCGATTCTCAAAAAGCTCAGGAAATTTGACGTAAACGCGTTCATAAACGACATCGTCTTTAGCGAGTTCATATTTCACTACCTGTCTCTGAAATCGGGAAAATCTCCTCTGACGATGAAGGGAAAGGGGGAGATTTCAGAATACATTGATGAGAAGGATCCACTCGAGTTCATAAACCAGTTCAGCATCCTTCAGGTGGATGAAGAAGTGGTGGAAAAGTCCTATGACTTGATGAAGGAGTATAGCCTTCTACCAAACGATGCAATTATTCTTGCGACCTGCATAAAGCATGAGGTTGACGTTCTGGTTACGCTGGATGGAGATTTTGAGGAACCGTGCAAGTCTGAAGGTGTTAGAGTGGTTTCGAAAGCTTCAGAACTTGAGATTCATGATCATTAA
- a CDS encoding rhodanese-like domain-containing protein yields the protein MKRMVALLLIITSILVAGCIQNAGNKNEENRYKDITVDEAYRMIEEHAGNSSFVIIDVRTPKEYEEGHIPGAINIDVFGRNFRKKLEELDLNKTYLVYCKTGFKSKIACETMVRMGFRHVYNMEGGIEAWMKKGYPVVRQPSSS from the coding sequence ATGAAACGGATGGTCGCGCTCCTGCTCATCATCACCTCCATCCTCGTGGCAGGATGCATCCAGAACGCGGGGAACAAAAACGAGGAGAACAGATACAAGGACATCACGGTTGACGAGGCGTACAGGATGATAGAAGAGCATGCAGGAAACAGCAGTTTCGTCATAATAGACGTGAGAACACCGAAGGAGTACGAGGAGGGCCACATACCGGGAGCCATCAACATCGACGTGTTCGGAAGGAACTTCAGAAAGAAGCTCGAGGAGCTCGACCTGAACAAAACATACCTCGTGTACTGCAAGACGGGGTTCAAGAGCAAAATAGCGTGCGAAACTATGGTCAGAATGGGCTTCAGGCACGTTTACAACATGGAGGGAGGAATAGAAGCGTGGATGAAAAAGGGGTATCCGGTTGTCAGGCAGCCCTCCTCCTCGTAG